The window AGCGATTCGGGCGCGAGGTCGAGCACGCGAGGTCGAAGACGACACCGGGGGATCCGTTCTCGTGGTGGTCCGTCGACGCGAGCGGGCGCGAGGTGGTGACGCGAATCAACTACCTGGGCCGGCACTCGCCCGAGCTCCAGGCACTCTCCCACGATCCGCGGCTGGCGCGTTTTGCGCGGCTCGCCGGCGAGACGCTCCGCGTCTGCGACGACCGGCTCGATGGGCCGATGGTCTTCATCAAGAACTCGAACGTCGTCAAAGGCAACGGCGATCTCGGCTGGCACGTGGACGATGGAATCGGGGGCCACCAGGTGATGTGCCCGCTGATCCAGGCAGGCATCCAGCTCGATCGCGCCAATCCCGAGAACGGCCAGCTCAAGGTGCTCGCCGGCTCCCATCGCTACTCGAAGCATTGGATCGGCTGGGGCGAGGAAGGCAACTTGCCGGACGTCGCTCTCGAGACCGAGCCCGGCGACCTCACGCTCCACTTCGGCGATGCCATGCACGCACACGACGCCGCCAACGACCGGACCGGACGCCGGTCGGCGAGCGCTCTACTACAAGTTCGCCGAGCCGAAGACCTTCGATTGGATTCCGGCAGCCTGTCACTACAACGACGCGCTCTTCCGGCCGGACGCCAGCGGCCGGACGGCGAGTCGAGCCGCGACAGAAAACTGACCCGCGAACGAGGCGATCGCGGCCTCCCGTCGCTCTCCGTCCGCACGGCGCGTAGCGCGGCGAGAGAACGCGCCCTCAACGCCTCTCGCGCCTCAGCTGCCAGCGGTTCACGGCGTTCACGTGGTCGCGGTAGTTCGTCGTGAACTCGTGCGTGCCGTCGCCGCGCGCAACGAAGAAGAGGAACTCGACGCCGGGTGTCGGCTCCACCGCGGCGCGCAGTGAGGCGAGGCCGGGGTTGGCGATCGGGCCCGGGGGCAGCGCGGGGATGCGGTAGGTGTTGTACGGGTTGGTTTCGTCTTCGAGGTGGATGCGGCGCAGGTTGCCGTCGAAGTTCGGGATGCCGTAGATCACCGACGGGTCGGTCTCGAGACGCATGCGCTTGCCGAGTCGGTTGTGGAAGACGGCGGAGATCAGCGGGCGCTCCTCGGGCGCGCCCGTCTCCTTCTCGATCAGCGAGGCGAGGATCACGACGTCGCGCTTCGCCATGCCGCGCTTCTGAGCGAGCGGCGCGACTTCAGCCCAGGCGCGATCGAACTGCGCGAGCTGCGCCTCGATCACTTCGCGCGCGCCGGCGCCGCGCGGGAAGCGATAGGTCTCGGGAAACAGGAAGCCCTCGAGCGTGTCGCCGGGCACGCCGTGTTCTTTCGCGACCGCCGGGTCGCGCGCGAGCGTGGCGTAGTCGCTCGCTGAACCGAAGCCTGCGTCGGCGACGCGCTGCGCGATCTCGACGAGCGTGAGGCCCTCGGGGATCGCGACGCCGTGCAGGCGCACACGGCCCGAGACGAGCAGGTCGAGCACCGCGCGCGCGTCGAGCCCGGGCTCGATCTGGTACTCGCCGACCTTGAGCGCGCCGTCTTTCTTCTCGATGCGCGCGAGCCAGCCGAACGCGCGCGCGTCGCGGATCACGCCCTGCGCTTCGAGCTGCGCGGCGACGGAGCGAAACGAGGCGCCGCTCGGCACCTCGACGATCGCGGCTTCGCTGCGCCCCGGCGCGCGGAGGGACTCGCGCCACCAGCGCTGCGCGACGACGACAGCGAGCGCAGCGCCGAGCAGCACGAGCAGCGCCAGTGCGGCGAGCGCGCGCTTCACGAGCGAGGCTCGTCGCGCTTCGGCTGCGCCCCGCCGCGCTCCAGAAAGCTCCGCAGCAAGAGCGTCGCCGCGATCGCGTCGACCTCGCCGCGCTCGCGCTTCTTGCTCGTGCGTCCCATCTCACCGAGCGCGCGCTCGGCTTCGCGCGAAGTCCAGCGCTCGTCCTGAAGCTCGACGCGCACGCCAGTTTTTTTCGCGAGCTCGGCCGCGAAGCGCTGCGCCGCCTCCGCCTCGGGCCCGCGGCGCCCGTTCATGTGGATGGGCAGGCCGACGACCACGCACTCGGCGCCGCGCTCCTTCACGAGCGCGGCGATCGCAGCGACGTCCTTCGCCGCGCCGCGGCTCTCGACCGCGCCGGCGGGGAACGCGATGCGCGCGTCGGGATCGGAGACCGCGAGGCCGATTCGCTTCGAGCCGAGGTCGATGCCGAGCACGACCACGGCGGTCAGCGCTGCGCGCTGCGCGCGACCGCCTCGGCGCGGCGATCGAGCGCGCGCTGAGCGGCCTTGCGCAGCGGCTCGTCGCGCGACTGCAGTGCCTCGGCCAGCAGCGTGACGGCCTGGTCGCCGGGCACGCTGGAGAGCGCCGTCGCCGCGGCCACCTTCACGTCTTTCAGCCAGCGCCCCGTGAGGCCCGCCTTGCGGTGCATCAGCGAGCCGAAGATCACGTTCGCTTCGGGCCGCCCGAGGCGGCCGAGCGCGCGCACGATCTCCTTCGCCAGCTCGATGTCCTTCGTTTCGAGCGCGCGCTCGAGCGCGTGGCCGAGCGGCGCCACCGCTTTCGGGCTCGCGGTTCCGGCGAGGTGCTGCACCGAAGAGATCACGACGCTGCGCTCGCTGCGCAGGCCGCGCGCGAGGCCCGCCACCGCGTCCTCCGTGCCGATGCGCACGAGCGCGCGCGCAGCCTCCTCGCGCAGCACCGGATCAGCGCCGACCGCGAGGTCCGAGAGGCGCGGCACGGCGGCGGGATGCTGCAGCATGCCGAGCACGTGCGCGGCGCTGCGCGCGATCGCGGTATCGGGGCGATCGAGGCGATTCAACAGCTCCGGGGCAGCGCGCTCGCCGAGCGCGAGCAGCAACGGAATGATGCGCTCGCGCTGAATCGGCTCGGGGTAGGCGGGCATGCGATCGAGCACCGCCGCGGCCGCGGGCTCGCCCACGAGCGCGATGACCTGCGCGGCGCGCACCTGCTCGGTTCCGCTGCCGCGTGCGGTGCGCTCCAGCAAGTCGCTCAGCGCTGGCCCCATCACGAGCGGCGTGAGGAAGCCGCGCGCGCTCTCGCTGAGGCGCTGCTCCTTCGTCTCCACGTGCTCGGCGAGCACGCCGATCAGGCGAAACATCACGTCCGCGTCGCGCGCGCGCTCGGCTTCCGTGACCGCGCGGCGCATGCCGTCGATGTAGGAGCTCGGGCTCGCGCACTCGTCGAGCTCGCTCAGCAGCTCGTCGAGCGGCGAGAGCGCCGGCTCGTTGCCGAGCGGCTCGGTGTCCGAATCGGGATCCGCGAGCGCCTGCGGCTGCGGCGGCGGGGCCGCCGCCTGCGCCACCGGCGAGACGTGCGGCGGTGTCTCCGCTGCGGCGGGTGCTTCCGGCTCCGCGGCGATGCCGATCGGCACCCACGCGCGCAGGCGCTCGACGAACGCGTCGCCGCGCAGCCCGCGCGCGTTCGCGTCGGTCAGCAGGTGGGCGAAGCCTGCGAGCGCGTCGCCGTCCATCTCGGGGTCGAAGCGCAGCACGCGGAGCTGGCGCAGGCGGAGCTCGCCGAGGATCTCGCTGAGGCGATCGTGCTTCAGCAACCCGCTCGCGCCTTCCTCGCGGAAGCCGTCGGCCTCGATTTGCAGCGCGAGGGGGCCCGTGCGGGCGAGGTCGCTGCGCCAAGTGCGCAGGCAGCGCTCGAATGCGGCGGTGAGCTTCGGGTCGCCCGGCACGAGCAGCGTGCGCGCCTTCACGATGCTCGCGAGCTCGAGCAGCAGCACCGCGAGCTCGGGCGCAGTTCGGCCCGCAGATGCGGCGGCGCTCGCTGTGCGCGTCATCGTTCCCCCCGAAACGTCGCGAAGCCGCGCGCATTCTGACGCGAGATTGCGACGCGCGCTTGACGCATCGCTTCTCCGTCGGAGAAACTCGCGCGATCGAGTTCCCCCACTCGGTCTCCCCGAAAATCCTCCGCGGTCCCGAAGCGGAGTCCATCATCGAAACGAAAAGTGGAGATCGCCCGGCGCAGCCCCGGGCGTTCGTTGCGCTCGCGCTCGCGACGGGGCTCGGCATCGGCTTCGCGCCGTTCGCGCCGGGAACTTTCGGCTCGCTGCTGGCTGCAGCGATTTTCGTGTTACTTTCGCAGTCGATCTGGGGCGTGATCGGCGTGTGGGGGGCGAGCGTGGGGCTCGGAGTCTGGGCGGCCGGCGAGGCGCAGCGCGCATTCGGGCGCGAGGACGACTCGCGCATCGTGATCGACGAGATCGCGGGCCAGCTGCTCGCGCTCGCGCCGCTGCTCGCGTTGCCCGCAGCGAGCCGCGGAAATTTCTTCGCGCTTGTGACCGCATTCGTCGCATTCAGGCTGTTCGATATCTGGAAACCGGGGCCGGTCGGCGCCGCAGAGAAACGATTCCAAGGAGGGCTCGGCGTGATGGCGGACGATCTCGTCGCAGGCGCGCTCGCGGCTGCGGTCGTAGCCGCGCTGGTCGCGGGCGGGGTGCTCGCGTGAAGGCCGAGGTCCTCACGATCGGCGACGAGCTGCTGCGCGGCGAGATCGTCGACTCGAACAAGTCGTTTCTCTCCGAGAAGCTGCTCGGCATCGAGGTCGAGACGCGCTTTCACGCCTCGGTGAACGACGACCCCGCCGACATGCGCGACGCGTTTCTGCGCGCGGCGGATCGCAGCGAGATCGTGCTCGTCTCGGGCGGCCTCGGTCCGACGCGGGACGACCTCACGGTGGAGGTGCTCGCGCAGACGTTTGGGCGCGCGCTCGTGCAGCACGAGCCTTCGCTGCGCCGCATCGAGGAGTTCTTCGCACGCAACCAGCGCGCGATGTCGCCGAGCAACGCGAAGCAGGCGCTCGTGCCGGAGGGCTGCGAGGTGCTGCCGAATCCGGTGGGCACCGCGCCGGGCTGCATGCTCGACGTCGGGCGCGCCGTGTTCTTCTGCATGCCCGGAGTGCCGCGCGAGCTGTATCGCATGATGGAAGAGCAGGTGCTGCCGCGCGTCGCTGCGCGGCTCGGCGGAAGCCGCGGCGTGATGCGCGCGGCGCTGCTGCGCACCTTCGGGCTCGGCGAGTCGAACCTCGAGGACACGCTCGCCGATGTCGGCCGCGAGGAGGGCGTGATCCTCGGCTTCCGCACCGCGTTTCCCGACAACTTCCTGCGCCCCGTCGCGCGCGCGAAGACGGCCCCGGAAGCCGACGCGAAGCTCGCGCGCGCGAGCGCAGCGATCGAGGCGAAGCTCGGCCCGCTCGTCTACACGCGCGGCGATGAGACGATGGAGTCGGTCGTGGGCCGCATGCTCGCGGAGCGCGGCCTCACGCTCGCGACCGCCGAGAGCTGCACCGGCGGTCTGATCGGCGCGCGCCTCACCGCGGTGGCCGGCTCCTCGCGCTACTACCGCGGCGGCGTGGTCGCCTACGCGAACGAGGCGAAGCGCGACTTGTTGGGCGTGTCCGAGGCGCTGCTGCGCGAGCACGGCGCCGTGTCCGCGCCGGTTGCGCGCGCGATGGCGGAAGGCGCCCGCGCGCGGCTCGGCGCCGACCTCGCACTCGCCACGACAGGCATCTCGGGCCCCGACGGCGGCACGCCAGAGAAGCCCGTGGGTCTCGTGTGGATCGCGCTCGCGTCGAAGGACGGAACCGAGGCAGAGCAGATGATCTTCCCGTTCGACCGCGAGCGGCACCGCGTGATCACGGCGCAAACCGCGCTCGACTGGGTGCGCCGCTCGCTGCTCGGTCTCCCGCGCTTGGTGCCGCGCTACGTGCGGGGAGCGACGCGATGAGCGTGCAATGGGAGCGCGAGTCGCTCGGGCCGTCGGCCCGAAAGAACGGCGCTGCCGTGCGCGCGTTCTTCGCGATCGGGCTCGGGGGGCAGCTCCGCGAGAGCACTGCGGCGCTCGCGCGCGACCTCGCGGCGCGGGTGGGCGGCGAGGGCGTGCGCTGGACTGCGCCGGACTCGTATCACCTCACGCTGCGCTTCCTCGGCAACGTGCCGAGCGCCGACGTCGCGCTGCTCGCCGAGCGTGCGCAGGACGCGCTCGCGCCGTGCGCGCCGTTCGTGCTCACGCTCGGCCCCGCGCTCGCGTTCCCGTCTGCGCGCCAGCCGCGCGTGATCGCGCTCGCGGCGCAACCGGAGGGCCCGCTCGCGGATCTCGCCGCGCGGCTCGAGAAGGTCGCGGTCGAGCTCGGCCTGGCGCCCGAGGAGCACGCCTTCCGCGCGCACCTCACGATCGGCCGCGTGCGCGCGCGCCGCGCGCCGAAGCTCGATGCGCCCGCGCCCGCCGGCGCACTCGAAGTGCGCGAGGTCGTGCTGTTCCGCACCGACCTCGCGCGCGAAGGCGCCCAGTACACGCCGCTCGCGACGCTGCCCCTCGGCGCGTCCGCGGCTCCGCTCTCACCCGGTTCCAACTGAGAAAACACCAAGGAGCAACTCAATGGCGAAGGCAGAAGTTCAGCAGCAGGCCGGCGAAGCGAAGCGCAAAGCGATCGACATGGCCGTGTCCACGATCGAGAAGCAGTTCGGCAAGGGCGCGATCCTCACGATGGGTGAGGACTCCGTGGACAAGGAGATCCCGAGCTTCTCGTCCGGCTCGGTGGGCATCGACGTCGCGCTCGGCATCGGCGGCTACCCGCGCGGGCGCGTGGTCGAGATCTACGGCCCCGAGTCGAGCGGCAAGACCACGCTCACGCTGCACGCGGTGGCCGAGGTGCAGAAAGCCGGCGGCGTGGCGGCGTTCATCGACGCCGAGCACGCGCTCGACGTGAACTACGCGCGGCGGCTGGGTGTGAGGGTGGAGGACCTGCTCGTCTCGCAGCCCGACACCGGCGAGCAGGCGCTCGAGATCGCGGACGTGCTGCTGCGCTCCGGCGCGGTCGACCTGGTCGTGATCGACTCGGTGGCGGCGCTCGTGCCGCGCGCCGAGATCGAGGGCGAGATGGGCGATCAGCACATGGGCCTGCAGGCGCGGCTCATGAGCCAGGCGCTGCGCAAGATCACGGGCACCGTCGCGAAGTCGCAGGCCACGGTGATCTTCATCAACCAGATCCGCATGAAGATCGGCGTGATGTTCGGCAACCCCGAGACCACGACCGGCGGCAACGCGCTCAAGTTCTACTCGTCCGTGCGCCTCGACGTGCGCCGCATCGCTGCCTTGAAGGAAGGCGACGAAGTGATCGGCAACCGCACCCGCGTGAAGGTGGTGAAGAACAAGGTCGCGCCCCCGTTCCGGCAGGCAGAGTTCGACATCCTCTACAACGAGGGCGTCTCCTACGAGGGCGATCTGCTCGACCTCGGCACCGAGGCCGGCATCGTGGAGAAGAGCGGCTCGTGGTTCTCGTACGGCGGGGAGCGCATCGGCCAGGGCCGCGAGGCCGCCCGGCGCTTCCTCAAGGAGAACGTGGACGTGCGCGGCCGGCTCGCGGAGGCCGTGTATGCCGCGAAGGGCATCAAGCGCCCCGTGCCCGCGTCCGCGCCCCGGGAGAGCAAGGAGAAGTAGGCCCGCCTGCCATCGGGCCTGCCTGATCTGGGAGACCCCCCGGATCGCAGGCGGGGCTGGCCAATCCGGCCGGTTCCCGCCTGCTTTGGCTCCCTGCCGCCGCGCCTTTGCCGCCTCAAGGGAACCCCTCGCGCCGCCGAAACGGACGTGACGCCGTGGCTGGATGCGGACGAAGCGAGAGGGAACCCACGCGATGGCTCTGAACCTCGACGAGATCCTGAAGGTCGCTCTCAAGGGCGGCGCTTCGGACATCCATCTGAAGTCGGGCCTGCCGCCGATGTTCCGCGTCGATGGCGCCCTGGTTCCGCTGAAGAACGGCGAGCGCCTGCTCCCCGAAGAGACCACCCGCATCGCGACGTCGATCATGAACGACGTGCAGCGCGCGCGCTTCGAGGAGAAGCGCGAGTGCGATCTCGCGTACGGCATCGCGTGGCTCGGGCGCTTCCGCGTCAACGTGTTCCAGCAGCGCGGCACCACGGGCTGCGTGTTCCGCGTGATTCCGTTCGGCGTGAAGACGATGGAGCAGCTCCACCTGCAGAAGGTGATCGAGAAGATCGCGATGGAGCATCGCGGGCTGATTCTCGTCACCGGCACCACGGGCTCGGGAAAGTCGACGACGCTCGCGTCGATGATCGACTACATCAACACCAACCGAACCTGTCACATCATGACGATCGAGGATCCGATCGAGTTCCTGATCCGCGATCGCCGCTCGATCGTGAACCAGCGCGAGATCGGCGTCGACACGCAGACCTTCTCGAACGCGCTGCGCGCGGCGCTGCGCCAAGACCCCGACGTGATCCTCGTCGGCGAAATGCGTGATTTCGAGACGATCGAGACGGCGCTCACCGCGGCCGAGACCGGCCACCTCGTGATGAGCACGCTGCACACGCTCGATGCGACCGAGACGATCAACCGCATCATCTCCGTGTTCCCGCCGTACCAGCAGAAGCAGGTGCGCATCCAGCTCGCCTCGATCCTCAAGGCCGTGATCTCGCAGCGCCTCGTGCCGCGCGCTGACGGCAAGGGCCGCGTGCCCGCGCTCGAGGTGATGATCGCCTCCGCGCGCGTGAAGGAGTGCATCTCCGACAAGGACCGCACGAAGGAGATCCACGAGTCGATCGCGAAGGGCTTCACGTCGTACGGCATGCAGACCTTCGACCAGTCGCTGATGGCGCACGTGAAGAACGGGCTCGTCACCTACGACGAGGCGCTCAAGCACGTCTCCAATCGCGACGACTTCGCGCTGCGCTTCAAGGGCATCGCCTCGACGTCGGACGGCACCTGGGACGACTTCGAGGGCGAGAAAGAAGAGAAGAAGGAGAGCGGCGGCGGCAAGGGCGGCGCCGGCGACGATTTCTTGGAGCGCTTCTAGGCGGCGGGCATCGCGACCCCGGGAGCGATCAGTTCGACATCCGGGAAGTAGGCGCGTACGCGCTTCGCATCGCGGGTGAGAAGCGAGAGCCGCGAGATCGCGGCGTGGGCCCCGATGAAGAAGTCCGGCAGCGGCGCGCTGCGTGCGCCCACGCGCCGCCGGTACTTCACGAAAGCCTTGCCGGCGAGGAACCCGGCGTCCCACGGCAACGGCAAGCGACGAAACTCGCGCTCGGGCAGCACGGCATCGAGCTCCTCGATTCGTGCGAAGCGGATCGAGACCTCCGCGTAGACGATGGGGTTGATCGCGAGCTCGCCCTCGCTTGCGCAGTGCTCGAGAGCAGCCGCGGACCACGAGAACCAGCGAGGGTCTTCCGTCAGCACGTCGAGTAGCACGCTGCTGTCGACGAGCACGACGCTCATCGTGGCCCGCGCGTCAGCGCAAGAATCTCGTCGGTCGTCAGGCGCACGCCGCCTCTACCGCGGAGGCGCTCGACGAGTGAGCGGCCCCGCGAAGACTTTTTCGCGCGCCGCGCCCGGCGAATGCGAACGGCGTTGCCGCTCAGCTCGAACTCGACCTCGCAATTCGGCAGCAGCCCGAGCTTCTCGCGGATTTCGACCGGGATCGTGACTTGGCCTTTCGCCGTAACGCGCATCGCAGCCTCCGAACCGGGTTGGAATTTGCGAAGTCTTACTCGGCGCCGAGGCGCGTCAACGTGAACGCGCGTCCACGAGCGCCCGGCTCTGCGTGTGGCCCTCGGCCCGGAGTCGTCCTGTTACTCTGCGCGCCTTCACTCTCCGAAGGGGTTCCCGTGTCCGCGCCGCGCTCTGCTCACGACATCCGCGAAAGCTTCCTCGCGTTCTTCGAGTCGAAGGGGCACACCCGCGTCGCGAGCGCGTCGCTCGTTCCCAGCGACCCGACGCTGCTGTTCACGAACGCGGGCATGGTGCCGTTCAAGCGCGTGTTCACGGGTGAGGAGACGCGGCCGTACAAGCGCGCGACCACGACGCAGAAGGTCATGCGCGTGTCGGGCAAGCACAACGACCTCGAGGAGGTCGGCCGCAGCGCGCGCCACCACACCTTCTTCGAGATGCTCGGGAACTTCTCGTTCGGCGACTACTTCAAGCACGAGGCGATCGAGTTCGCGTGGGAGCTGATTACGCAGCACTGGAAGCTCGAGCCGAAGGACCTCGTGGTCTCGGTGTTTCGCGAGGACGACGAGGCGGCTGCGATCTGGGAGCGCGAGATCGGCGTCCCCGCTTACAAGATCTATCGGCTCGGCGAGAGCGAGAACTTCTGGCAGATGGGCGACACCGGGCCGTGCGGCCCTTGCACCGAGATCCACATCGATCGGGGCGAGATCGCGGGGGTGCCGAACGACGACCCCTCGAGCGCCTCGGGCCGCTTCCTCGAGTTCTGGAACCTCGTGTTCATGCAGTTCAACCGCGACGCGAGCGGCAAGCTCACGCCGCTGCCGAAGCCCTCGGTGGATACGGGCGCCGGGCTCGAGCGCGTGGCGCAGGTGCTGAACGGCTTCCGTAACAACTACGAGACCGACCTGTTCACGCCGATCCTGGCTCACGCGCAGTCGCTCTCGGGCGTGAGGCTCGGCCGCGCCGCGGAGAGCGACGTCTCGCTGAAGGTCGTCGCGGATCACGCACGCGCCGTCACGTTCATGATCGGCGACGGCGTGCTGCCCGCGAACGAGGGCCGCGGCTACGTGCTGCGCCGCATCCTGCGCCGTGCGGCGCGCCACGGCGTCTTGTTGGGGCTCGATCGCCCGTTCCTGCACGAAGTCTCGAACACCGTGATCGACGAGATGTCGCGCGCGTTCCCGGAGCTCGCCGAGCGCCGCGCCTACATCACGAGCCGCGTGCGCCGCGAGGAGGAGCGCTTCCTCGCCACGCTGAAGAGCGGCCTCGCGCTGCTGAACGACGAAGTCGCCGCGCTGAAGGCGAAGGGCGGCACGACGCTGCCCGGCGCCGTCGTGTTCCGGCTCTACGACACGTTTGGCTTCCCCGTCGATCTCACGCAGGACGTGCTGAAGTCGCATGCGATGACCGTCGACGAGGCGGGCTTCGCGAGCGAGATGGAGACGCAGCGCGCGCGTTCGCGCGAGCACTGGAAGGGCAGCGGCGACACGGGCGTGGCGCAGATCTATGGACGCATCGCCGCGGACGTCGCGACGGAGTTCACGGGCTACGACACGCTCAGCGGCGAGTCCCGCGTGCGCGCGCTGCTCGTGAACGGCGCGCCGGTCGACGCCGCGAGCGAAGGCGCCGAGGTGGAGATATCCGTCGACGAGACGCCCTTCTACGCCGAGAGCGGCGGCCAAGTCGGCGACCGCGGCGTGATCGAGAGCGACGCCGCGCGCATCGAGATCACCGACACGCAGCGCCCGAGCGGCCAGCTCGTGATGCACCGCGGCCGCGTCGCGCGCGGCACGCTGCGCGCGGGCGACGCGGTGCGCCTCGCGGTCGACGCCGAAGCGCGCGCGGCCACGGTCCGGAATCACTCGGGCACGCATCTCCTTCACGCGGCGCTGCGCGAAGTCGTGGGTCCGCAGGCGATGCAGAAGGGCTCGCTCGTCGCGCCCGATCGCCTGCGCTTCGACTTCACGAACGACGCGCCGCTGAGCGAGGTGGAGATCGAGCGCATCGAGGATCTCGTGAATCGCTGGATCGAGGCGAATGACGGCGGGCGCACACGGCAGATGGCGTACAAGGAGGCCATCGCGGCCGGCGCCATGGCGCTGTTCGAGGAGAAGTACGGCGACGAGGTGCGCGTCGTGTCTTTCGGCGGCGTCTCGACCGAGCTGTGCGGCGGCACGCATGCGAAGGCGACGGGCGACATCGGGCTGCTGAAGATCATCAGCGAGTCCGGCATCGCCGCGGGGGTTCGGCGCATCGAGGCGCTGACGGGCCTCGGCGCCCTCGCGCACCTGCGCGCGCAAGAGAAGAAGCTGCGGCGCGTGAGCGAGGCGCTGAAGGTGCCGGCGGATCAGGTGGGCGATCGCGTCGAGAAGCTGCTCGACGAGCGCAAGGCGGCGGAGAAGCAGATCGCGGAGCTGAAGCGCGCGCAGTTCTCGGGCGGCGCGCAGAGCGCGGCGCAGACGCGCGAGATCGCCGGCGTGCAGGTGCTCGTGCGCCGCGCGGACGGCCTCGGCGGGAACGATCTGCGCGGGCTCGTCGACGATCTGCGCGGGCAAGTGAAGAGCGGGATCGTGCTCGTCGCTTCGAGCGAAGAGGGCAAGGTGGCGCTCGCGCTCGGCGTGAGCCCCGATCTCAAGGACAAGCTCAAGGCCGGCGACCTCGTGCGCGAGATCAGCGCGGTGGTCGGCGGCAAGGGCGGTGGGCGGCCCGACTTCGCGCAGGGCGGCGGCACCGACGCCGCGAAGCTCGATGCCGCGATCGAGCGCCTCTTCGCGCTCGTGGGCGAGGCGCGCGCCTAGAACCCGTCTCAGAATTCCGGACCGAGCCCGGCGCGCGGGTTTGGCCGGCTGGCGAGGCGCGCGAGCGAAGGCGTATCAAAAGATACTTCGAGCGAAGCGCAAGCGGAGCGCGCAGCGAGCCGGAGGCGAGCGGAGTCGAAAGCGAGAGCAAGCCAGCCGGGCAAAGACGCGCGCCCGGCGAAGGGAGGAATTTTGAGCCGGGTTCCGGTGCGGCCGTTCGTCGCTAGTCCGTTCGCGCCGCGGCGCAGGCGGACGCGCGTCGTGCGCGTGGGCGACGTCGCAATCGGCGGCGCGAATCCGATTCGCGTGCAGTCGATGACGACGACCGACACGCTCGACACGCGCGCCACCGCAGACCAGAGCGAGCGCCTTGCCGCCGCGGGCTGCGAGATCGTGCGCATCACCGCGCCGAGCATTCGCGACGCCGAGAACCTCGCGCAGATCAAGGCGGAGTTGTTACGGCGCGGCGTGCGCGTGCCGCTCGTCGCGGACATCCACTTCACGCCGAACGCGGCGATGGAAGCGGCGCTGCACGTCGAGAAGGTGCGCGTCAACCCCGGCAACTACGCCGACAAGAAGCGCTTCGAGACGCGCGAGTACAGCGACGCCGAGTACGCAGAGGAAGTCGAGCGCGTGCAGGCGCGCTTCCGGCCGCTCGTGCAGCGGCTCAAGCAGCACGGCCGCGCGCTGCGCATCGGCACGAATCACGGCTCGCTCAGCGACCGCATCCTGAACCGCTTCGGCGACACGCCGGCCGGCATGGTCGAGAGCGCGCTCGAGTTCCTCGATGTATGCGAGGACGAGACTTACTTCGACGTGATCTTCTCGATGAAGGCGAGCAACGCGCAGGTCGCGATTCAGGCGTATCGCCTCCTCGCCGCCCGGTTCGAGGAGCGCGCGCGAAAGCGAGGCGCTGCGCCGTGGGAGGACGCGTCGTATCCGTTCCACGTGGGCGTGACGGAGGCCGGCGACGGCGACGACGGGCGCGTGAAGAGCGCGATCGGCATCGGCGCGCTGCTCGAAGACGGCCTCGGCGACACGATTCGCGTGTCGCTCACCGAGGATCCCGTGAAGGAGATCCCCGTCGCGCGTGCGCTGGCTGCGAGATACGACGCGCGCTGGCGGCAGGAGGGGGGCAATCCGGGCCCGAGCGAAATCGCCCCTCCTCTTGTGTTCACTCCCGACCCGTATGCGCACGCGCGCCGCGCCACGCGCGCCGCCCACGACTTCGGCGCGGCGCAGCCCGTGCGCGTGCTCGCCTCGCTCGGCCCCGCGCCGTGGGGCGCAGACGCGGTGGCGAACGAAATCGCGCGCGAGCTCGCGCAGCTCGGCGACGTCGCGTGCGAGGGCCTCGCGCTCGAGGTGCGCGACGCTGCCGAGCTCGCGCGCGCCGCGGCGTTCGCTGCGGCGCTCGCGAAGCGCGGCATCGCGACGCCGCTCGCGCTCGAGCTGCCTGCGCGCGAAGCCAGCGCGCTG of the Deltaproteobacteria bacterium genome contains:
- the mltG gene encoding endolytic transglycosylase MltG produces the protein MKRALAALALLVLLGAALAVVVAQRWWRESLRAPGRSEAAIVEVPSGASFRSVAAQLEAQGVIRDARAFGWLARIEKKDGALKVGEYQIEPGLDARAVLDLLVSGRVRLHGVAIPEGLTLVEIAQRVADAGFGSASDYATLARDPAVAKEHGVPGDTLEGFLFPETYRFPRGAGAREVIEAQLAQFDRAWAEVAPLAQKRGMAKRDVVILASLIEKETGAPEERPLISAVFHNRLGKRMRLETDPSVIYGIPNFDGNLRRIHLEDETNPYNTYRIPALPPGPIANPGLASLRAAVEPTPGVEFLFFVARGDGTHEFTTNYRDHVNAVNRWQLRRERR
- the ruvX gene encoding Holliday junction resolvase RuvX, with product MVVLGIDLGSKRIGLAVSDPDARIAFPAGAVESRGAAKDVAAIAALVKERGAECVVVGLPIHMNGRRGPEAEAAQRFAAELAKKTGVRVELQDERWTSREAERALGEMGRTSKKRERGEVDAIAATLLLRSFLERGGAQPKRDEPRS
- a CDS encoding HEAT repeat domain-containing protein, with the protein product MTRTASAAASAGRTAPELAVLLLELASIVKARTLLVPGDPKLTAAFERCLRTWRSDLARTGPLALQIEADGFREEGASGLLKHDRLSEILGELRLRQLRVLRFDPEMDGDALAGFAHLLTDANARGLRGDAFVERLRAWVPIGIAAEPEAPAAAETPPHVSPVAQAAAPPPQPQALADPDSDTEPLGNEPALSPLDELLSELDECASPSSYIDGMRRAVTEAERARDADVMFRLIGVLAEHVETKEQRLSESARGFLTPLVMGPALSDLLERTARGSGTEQVRAAQVIALVGEPAAAAVLDRMPAYPEPIQRERIIPLLLALGERAAPELLNRLDRPDTAIARSAAHVLGMLQHPAAVPRLSDLAVGADPVLREEAARALVRIGTEDAVAGLARGLRSERSVVISSVQHLAGTASPKAVAPLGHALERALETKDIELAKEIVRALGRLGRPEANVIFGSLMHRKAGLTGRWLKDVKVAAATALSSVPGDQAVTLLAEALQSRDEPLRKAAQRALDRRAEAVARSAQR
- a CDS encoding phosphatidylglycerophosphatase A, with amino-acid sequence MTHRFSVGETRAIEFPHSVSPKILRGPEAESIIETKSGDRPAQPRAFVALALATGLGIGFAPFAPGTFGSLLAAAIFVLLSQSIWGVIGVWGASVGLGVWAAGEAQRAFGREDDSRIVIDEIAGQLLALAPLLALPAASRGNFFALVTAFVAFRLFDIWKPGPVGAAEKRFQGGLGVMADDLVAGALAAAVVAALVAGGVLA
- a CDS encoding competence/damage-inducible protein A — its product is MKAEVLTIGDELLRGEIVDSNKSFLSEKLLGIEVETRFHASVNDDPADMRDAFLRAADRSEIVLVSGGLGPTRDDLTVEVLAQTFGRALVQHEPSLRRIEEFFARNQRAMSPSNAKQALVPEGCEVLPNPVGTAPGCMLDVGRAVFFCMPGVPRELYRMMEEQVLPRVAARLGGSRGVMRAALLRTFGLGESNLEDTLADVGREEGVILGFRTAFPDNFLRPVARAKTAPEADAKLARASAAIEAKLGPLVYTRGDETMESVVGRMLAERGLTLATAESCTGGLIGARLTAVAGSSRYYRGGVVAYANEAKRDLLGVSEALLREHGAVSAPVARAMAEGARARLGADLALATTGISGPDGGTPEKPVGLVWIALASKDGTEAEQMIFPFDRERHRVITAQTALDWVRRSLLGLPRLVPRYVRGATR
- the thpR gene encoding RNA 2',3'-cyclic phosphodiesterase; protein product: MSVQWERESLGPSARKNGAAVRAFFAIGLGGQLRESTAALARDLAARVGGEGVRWTAPDSYHLTLRFLGNVPSADVALLAERAQDALAPCAPFVLTLGPALAFPSARQPRVIALAAQPEGPLADLAARLEKVAVELGLAPEEHAFRAHLTIGRVRARRAPKLDAPAPAGALEVREVVLFRTDLAREGAQYTPLATLPLGASAAPLSPGSN